In Sardina pilchardus chromosome 10, fSarPil1.1, whole genome shotgun sequence, one genomic interval encodes:
- the LOC134094609 gene encoding ras association domain-containing protein 8: protein MELKVWVDGIQRVVCGVTEVTTCQEVVIALAQAIGRTGRYTLIEKWRDTERFLAPHESPVASLNTWGQYAGDVQLVLHRTGPSLTERPPSEGPCSRLPERGPHRQSLPPMAKFRPQGSLSLRRREPRRKSLTYGGAPRSLRDILSGGRLPGGGGGGGGGGSSGGHDLELKRQTVMLSNGHAPAAGMLPLSGSRAEDLTRLIRLQGEKLGILGRRLEAYDVELRTWGQRGEYVGGGGGGGGGYDAAGMAATAEEIACLEKRMRRGEAEMEEEEFWASELEIERESERQLDERLQEMRGRVHDCEDDLRQRLTRLQSVEAGLEAERVQLEQKELQQVSEEELRARLQRISLELKVQSQHALHLESSCRAVERSLGQCGKRLQDKQHELEQLTKELRQVNLQQFIQQTGTKVTVLPVEPGEEEGSHAAESSDFAALSGSLKRPGIAHPIPGHLRVLQSGLRSALNPEGIYV, encoded by the exons ATGGAGCTCAAAGTCTGGGTGGACGGCATCCAGCGTGTCGTCTGTGGTGTCACGGAGGTCACTACCTGCCAGGAGGTGGTCATTGCCCTGGCCCAGGCTATAG GACGCACCGGGAGGTACACTCTGATTGAGAAATGGCGGGACACAGAGCGCTTCCTGGCCCCGCACGAGAGCCCCGTGGCCTCGCTGAACACCTGGGGTCAGTACGCCGGCGACGTGCAGCTCGTCCTGCACCGCACGGGGCCCTCGCTGACCGAGCGCCCGCCGTCCGAAGGGCCGTGCTCCAGGCTGCCCGAGCGCGGCCCCCACCGCCAGAGCCTGCCGCCCATGGCCAAGTTCCGGCCGCAGGGCAGCCTGTCTCTGCGGCGTCGGGAGCCCAGGCGCAAGTCGCTGACCTACGGCGGCGCCCCGCGGAGCCTCAGGGACATCCTGAGTGGGGGGCGGCTGcccggcggtggcggtggtggtggtggcggcggcagtAGCGGCGGTCACGATCTGGAACTGAAACGGCAGACGGTCATGTTGAGTAACGGACACGCGCCTGCGGCTGGCATGCTTCCGCTCTCCGGGAGCCGTGCCGAGGACCTGACCCGGCTGATCCGTCTGCAGGGGGAGAAGCTGGGGATCCTCGGGCGACGGCTGGAGGCCTACGACGTGGAGCTTAGGACCTGGGGGCAAAGAGGGGAGTATgttggcggcggtggcggcggaggagggggtTACGACGCAGCGGGCATGGCGGCCACGGCGGAGGAGATCGCGTGTCTGGAGAAACGCATGCGCCGGGGCGAGGCGgagatggaagaggaggagttcTGGGCGAGCGAGCTGGAGATCGAGCGGGAGAGCGAGCGGCAGCTGGACGAGAGGCTGCAGGAGATGCGGGGCCGCGTGCACGACTGCGAGGACGACCTCAGGCAGCGGCTGACGCGGCTGCAGAGTGTGGAGGCTGGACTGGAGGCGGAGAGGGTGCAGCTAGAGCAGAAAGAGTTGCAGCAG GTGAGTGAGGAGGAGCTGCGGGCGCGTCTGCAGCGCATCTCGCTGGAGCTGAAGGTGCAGTCGCAGCACGCCCTCCACCTGGAGAGCAGCTGCCGGGCGGTGGAGCGCTCGCTTGGCCAGTGTGGGAAGAGGCTGCAg GACAAGCAGCATGAGTTGGAGCAGCTCACCAAGGAGCTCAGGCAGGTCAATCTGCAGCAGTTCATCCAACAGACCGGCACCAAGGTCACCGTGCTTCCTGTGGAGCCTggcgaggaggaggggagcCATGCTGCGGAGAGCTCAG ATTTTGCTGCCTTGTCCGGTTCCCTGAAACGTCCTGGCATAGCCCACCCCATCCCCGGGCACCTGCGTGTCCTGCAGAGTGGCCTGAGGTCGGCATTAAACCCAGAGGGTATCTATGTGTGA
- the LOC134094610 gene encoding cytosolic 5'-nucleotidase 1A, with translation MDPNIITNTDVVQLPSSAIVIAVSCHGIFDLDTPTESDTLSKGPAVSFIKAIQAINEKLTGKTTNVTLFDVIMLAKDLQGKQAKIESSIKHYGLPISRCWFINNEEFTQSLKSANVKLFLSMDSSDVCEALQEGVPAAMLCPQTQTQAEGDKEQVVNPLKVLLSGDVMGLPEEKLSEAGLSQPQLQTFRAAKASMADFAAVLQEMRRHFGREDSPLRVTLMSVLGSSREWASALLTARGLGLEVDEAYCLAGASYGPILNCIQPHIMCYDGLYSVPEVPALS, from the exons ATGGATCCAAACATTATAACCAACACGGACGTGGTGCAG CTGCCGTCCAGCGCAATTGTTATTGCAGTTTCGTGCCATGGAATCTTTGATCTGGACACACCCACCGAGTCGGATACTTTATCGAAAGGTCCCGCTGTCTCCTTCATTAAG GCTATTCAAGCCATAAATGAAAAACTGACGGGCAAAACTACCAATGTCACTTTATTTGATGTGATTATGTTGGCCAAGGATTTACAAGGGAAACAGGCGAAGATAGAAAGTAGCATTAAACATTACG GTCTTCCAATAAGTAGATGTTGGTTCATCAACAATGAGGAATTTACTCAAAGCCTTAAATCTGCGAATGTAAAATTATTCCTGTCCATGGACTCCAGTGATGTCTGCGAAGCCTTGCAAGAAG GAGTTCCAGCTGCAATGCTGTGCCCTCAGACTCAGACCCAGGCCGAAGGGGATAAGGAGCAGGTTGTAAACCCACTGAAGGTCCTGCTGTCGGGGGATGTAATGGGCCTGCCAGAGGAGAAACTGTCCGAGGCTGGATTGAGTCAGCCCCAGCTCCAGACATTTAGAGCAGCTAAG GCCTCCATGGCTGACTTTGCTGCAGTGCTTCAGGAGATGAGGAGGCATTTTGGCAGGGAGGACAGCCCCCTCCGGGTGACGCTGATGAGCGTTCTGGGCTCCAGCAGGGAATGGGCCAGTGCCCTGCTGACGGCACGAGGCTTGGGGCTGGAGGTGGATGAGGCCTACTGCTTGGCTGGCGCCTCCTATGGCCCCATTCTGAACTGCATCCAGCCTCACATCATGTGCTATGATGGTTTGTACAGTGTGCCAGAGGTACCAGCGTTGTCCTGA
- the syt8 gene encoding synaptotagmin VIII, whose product MTTKTPLAHSQADTNSTVASIPVINSTVTAITNSTVIATTGSTVMATTDSTVIATTNSTVHATTAVPGFIDSLLNKIPLPRWAIYAIVALILLVVLICVLCICVKCCCRGKKKRKKKLDQQVNLKGLNGSTTTALVQPDVDDVEYGSANNPRGRLLYSLEYNAPKSELTVGVKEAAALKAMDLGGTSDPYVKMYLLPSKSKTYETKVFRKTLQPVFNEHFKFQISQAELSESTLVMQVYDFNRFSKHDVIGELRLTLSAVDWNHVIEEWRDLTEASKFEQENLGDICFSLRYVPTASKLTVVILEAKNLKKMDAGGSSDPYVKVQLVLDRKKWKKKKTSVKKRTLNPYFNESFTFEVSFDQIQRVQLVISVWDHDKVSRNDAIGKIFLGCDATGNQLRHWADMLSNPRRPMAQWHTLLPAEQVDTTLALKHTIKIPFTGKTF is encoded by the exons ATGACTACTAAAACACCATTAGCACACTCCCAGGCGGACACTAACAGCACTGTGGCATCCATCCCAGTCATTAATAGCACTGTCACTGCCATAACCAATAGCACTGTCATTGCCACCACCGGGAGCACTGTCATGGCCACCACCGATAGCACTGTCATTGCCACCACCAATAGCACTGTCCATGCTACCACTGCTGTGCCTGGCTTCATCGACAGCCTGCTGAACAAGATCCCCT TGCCAAGATGGGCCATCTATGCCATAGTGGCTCTCAttctgctggtggtgctgatcTGCGTGCTGTGCATTTGCGTCAAGTGCTGCTGCCgggggaagaagaagaggaagaaaaagctGGACCAGCAGGTCAACCTGAAGGGCCTGAACGGCTCCACCACCACGGCACTG GTCCAGCCGGATGTGGACGATGTGGAGTACGGCTCAGCAAATAACCCCAGAGGAAGGCTCCTGTACTCACTGGAGTACAACGCACCCAAATCTGAG TTGACAGTAGGAGTAAAGGAGGCGGCTGCCCTGAAGGCCATGGACCTCGGGGGAACCTCTGATCCCTATGTGAAAATGTATCTTCTTCCCAGCAAGTCCAAGACATATGAGACCAAGGTCTTCCGGAAAACACTTCAACCTGTGTTTAACGAGCATTTCAAGTTCCAG ATCAGCCAAGCTGAACTGAGTGAGTCGACGCTGGTGATGCAGGTGTATGATTTCAATCGGTTCTCCAAACATGATGTGATTGGAGAGCTCAGATTAACACTGTCTGCGGTGGACTGGAACCATGTGATCGAGGAGTGGCGGGATCTGACCGAAGCCTCCAAATTTGAG CAAGAGAATCTGGGAGACATCTGTTTTTCGCTGCGCTATGTCCCAACGGCCAGTAAGCTTACAGTTGTCATTCTTGAAGCAAagaatttgaaaaaaatggATGCTGGAGGTTCCTCTG ATCCTTATGTGAAGGTTCAATTGGTACTGGACAGGAAGAAatggaagaaaaagaagacatCAGTGAAAAAGAGAACACTTAATCCTTACTTCAATGAATCGTTTACCTTTGAAGTTTCTTTCGACCAAATTCAG AGAGTCCAGTTGGTGATTTCTGTGTGGGACCATGACAAAGTCAGCAGGAACGATGCCATCGGCAAGATCTTCCTGGGTTGCGATGCCACAGGCAACCAGCTGCGGCACTGGGCAGACATGCTGTCCAACCCGCGCAGGCCCATGGCCCAGTGGCACACGCTTCTGCCCGCCGAGCAAGTGGACACCACTCTGGCACTCAAGCACACCATCAAGATTCCTTTCACCGGCAAAACCTTCTGA
- the LOC134094300 gene encoding uncharacterized protein LOC134094300: MESLEKWNKDFIALRLLDKKINSKQNGKTGMIVKRLNSFKAHNRLHSQPISRSECVTGSCPNLIMSRNEHADHRPLPVALTPQLPPRSHRPLCLSVSSDSNGRFKALETQEWKNNLKAQMEQAHSAGAASSTGSLERASLFCASGSTTTSSSGLSSPVETLTKSKSSSRFSLFSPPWNSSSESDSNPPSRSGSKKLRNYSRRGVVVASAGSVGKAPDTPEAKHGGGGGGPEHFQYSEPVISKVTDYIYVGNLNAAYSGRTLCRNNIDSIIDMSNLPGEASLSLIPCTCSRGTKHSWSRLKVDIGELPESAPESPALKPRCFEDINECIDASTEKRKRVLVHCRDGFSLAPTCIIQYLMVRQNMRLIAAYELLRAKHPLNIRECHQNVLVSLERALRPGGNMEPEGFKQAISRKVAWT, encoded by the exons ATGGAAAGCCTTGAAAAATGGAACAAAGACTTCATAGCACTTAGGCTGTTGGATAAGAAAATAAACTCCaaacaaaatggcaaaacag GCATGATCGTTAAACGTCTTAATTCTTTCAAAGCACACAATCGTTTACATTCCCAGCCCATCTCCCGTTCAGAATGTGTTACAG GCTCGTGCCCAAACCTGATCATGAGTAGGAACGAGCACGCGGATCACAGGCCTCTGCCAGTGGCCCTGACCCCTCAGCTTCCCCCACGGTCCCATAgacccctctgtctgtctgtctcctccgACAGCAATGGCCGCTTCAAAGCCCTCGAGACCCAGGAGTGGAAGAACAACCTCAAAGCTCAG ATGGAGCAGGCCCACAGTGCGGGTGCAGCCAGCAGCACAGGCTCCCTGGAGCGGGCGTCTCTCTTCTGCGCCTCGGGCTCCACCACTACCTCCAGCTCGGGCTTGTCCAGCCCCGTGGAGACGCTCACCAAGAGCAAGTCGTCCAGCCGCTTCTCGCTCTTCTCCCCGCCCTGGAACAGCAGCTCTGAGTCCGACTCCAACCCGCCGTCGCGCTCCGGTTCCAAGAAGCTACGCAACTACAGCCGGCGTGGGGTGGTGGTCGCGTCTGCCGGCTCCGTTGGCAAGGCGCCCGACACGCCCGAGGCCAagcacggcggcggcggcggcggccccgAGCACTTCCAGTACTCCGAGCCGGTGATCTCCAAGGTGACGGACTACATCTACGTGGGCAACCTGAACGCGGCGTACAGCGGGCGCACGCTCTGCCGCAACAACATCGACAGCATCATCGACATGAGCAACCTGCCCGGCGaggccagcctcagcctcatcCCGTGCACCTGCTCGCGCGGCACCAAGCACAGCTGGTCGCGGCTCAAGGTGGACATCGGCGAGCTGCCCGAGTCGGCGCCCGAGAGCCCCGCGCTCAAGCCGCGCTGCTTCGAGGACATCAACGAGTGCATCGACGCCTCCACGGAGAAGCGCAAGCGCGTGCTGGTGCACTGCCGAGACGGGTTCTCCCTGGCGCCCACCTGCATCATCCAGTACCTGATGGTCCGGCAGAACATGCGGCTCATCGCCGCCTACGAGCTGCTGAGGGCCAAGCACCCGCTCAACATCCGGGAGTGCCACCAGAACGTGCTGGTCAGCCTGGAGAGGGCCCTGCGGCCAGGGGGCAATATGGAACCCGAGGGCTTCAAACAAGCCATCTCTCGGAAGGTCGCCTGGACCTGA